One region of Micromonospora ureilytica genomic DNA includes:
- a CDS encoding F0F1 ATP synthase subunit B → MYFLAAEGGESTHNPIIPIWQEIVVGSVAFIVLCFVLMKFVFPRMEQTFQARVDAIEGGIKRAEAAQAEANQLLEQYRAQLAEARTDAAKIRDDARADAEGIRQDILAKAREESDRVIQAGKDALAAERATIVRELRAEVGTIAVDLASKIVGESLADEARRKGTVDRFLSGLESTGAR, encoded by the coding sequence ATGTACTTCCTCGCCGCTGAGGGTGGTGAGTCGACGCACAACCCGATCATCCCGATCTGGCAGGAGATCGTGGTTGGGTCCGTCGCCTTCATCGTGCTCTGCTTCGTGCTGATGAAGTTCGTCTTCCCGCGCATGGAGCAGACGTTCCAGGCTCGGGTCGACGCGATCGAGGGCGGCATCAAGCGCGCCGAGGCCGCTCAGGCCGAGGCGAACCAGCTGCTCGAGCAGTACCGTGCCCAGCTCGCTGAGGCTCGGACCGACGCCGCCAAGATCCGTGACGACGCGCGGGCCGACGCCGAGGGGATCCGACAGGACATCCTCGCCAAGGCGCGGGAAGAGTCCGACCGGGTCATCCAGGCGGGCAAGGACGCGCTCGCCGCCGAGCGGGCCACCATCGTGCGCGAGCTGCGCGCGGAGGTCGGCACGATCGCGGTGGACCTGGCCAGCAAGATCGTTGGCGAGTCGTTGGCCGACGAGGCGCGGCGTAAGGGCACCGTCGACCGGTTCCTGAGCGGCCTCGAGAGCACGGGGGCCCGCTGA
- a CDS encoding F0F1 ATP synthase subunit delta — MQAASRESYKVAAERLDAYVRGAEPSAVASTADAILSVASLLRREPRLRRALSEPARSGEDRGALLGDMLGGRIGADALDLLVTLVSGRWSAPSELLGGAERLGVEALLASADKAGELGEVEDELFRFGQVVAGQSALSNTLADPVAPVEQRATLARELLADKARPVTVRLVEVALSGFGGRSFSGALTRLVELAADRRDRQVAYVTVAAPLSDEDERRLGASLTAIYGREVSVKQTVDPAVLGGVSVRVGSDLYDGTILRRLNESRNALAKR, encoded by the coding sequence ATGCAGGCCGCCAGCCGGGAGTCGTACAAGGTCGCGGCCGAGCGCCTCGACGCGTACGTCCGCGGCGCGGAGCCGTCGGCGGTGGCCTCCACCGCCGACGCCATCCTCTCCGTGGCGAGTCTGCTGCGGCGTGAGCCGCGGCTGCGCCGGGCGCTGTCCGAGCCGGCTCGTTCCGGTGAGGATCGCGGCGCTCTGCTCGGCGACATGCTGGGCGGGCGGATCGGCGCGGACGCGCTCGACCTGCTCGTGACGCTGGTGTCCGGCCGTTGGTCGGCACCGTCGGAGCTGCTCGGCGGCGCCGAGCGGCTGGGCGTGGAGGCGCTGCTCGCCAGCGCTGACAAGGCCGGCGAGCTGGGCGAGGTCGAGGACGAGCTGTTCCGCTTCGGTCAGGTAGTGGCCGGTCAGTCGGCGCTGAGCAACACGCTCGCCGACCCGGTCGCCCCGGTCGAGCAGCGGGCCACCCTGGCCCGCGAGCTGCTCGCCGACAAGGCCCGCCCGGTCACCGTCCGCCTCGTCGAGGTGGCGTTGAGCGGGTTCGGGGGACGCTCCTTCAGCGGGGCGCTCACCCGGCTGGTCGAGCTCGCCGCAGACCGGCGTGACCGGCAGGTGGCATACGTGACCGTCGCGGCCCCGTTGAGTGACGAGGACGAGCGTCGGCTGGGTGCGAGCCTCACCGCGATATACGGTCGAGAGGTCTCCGTCAAGCAGACGGTCGACCCCGCCGTCCTGGGTGGCGTGAGCGTCCGGGTCGGTTCCGACCTGTACGACGGCACCATCCTGCGCCGCCTCAACGAGAGCCGCAACGCGCTCGCGAAGCGCTGA
- the atpA gene encoding F0F1 ATP synthase subunit alpha, whose translation MAELTISTEEIRGALERYVSSYSSDVSREEVGTVADTGDGIAHVEGLPSTKTNELLEFEDGTLGVALNLDVREIGVVVLGDSAKLAEGQRVKRTDRVLSVPVGDAFLGRVVDALGQPIDGLGDIANEGFRELELQAPNVMARQSVFEPLQTGIKAIDAMTPIGRGQRQLIIGDRKTGKTTVALDAILNQRDNWRSGDPKKQVRCIYVAIGQKGSTIASIKGQLEEAGAMEYTTIVASPASDPAGFKYIAPYTGSSIGQHWMYGGKHVLIVFDDLSKQAEAYRAVSLLLRRPPGREAYPGDVFYLHSRLLERCAKLSDELGGGSMTGLPIIETKANDISAFIPTNVISITDGQIFLETDLFNQGVRPAINVGTSVSRVGGAAQVKPMRKVAGSLRLNLAQYRELEAFAAFASDLDRASQNQLNRGSRLVELLKQPNYSPYPVQEEVVSVWSGVEGKLDDIPVGEVRRFESEFLQYLRHKHEGVLAGIADNQWNDDIIGSLDTAIAEFKQVFLGKEDERKVNDAPAAPLEGDENRETVTRFRDSATDRPAES comes from the coding sequence ATGGCCGAGCTGACCATCTCGACGGAGGAGATCCGCGGCGCCCTGGAGCGCTACGTCTCCTCCTACTCGTCCGACGTCTCCCGCGAGGAGGTCGGCACCGTCGCCGACACTGGCGACGGCATCGCCCACGTCGAGGGCCTGCCCTCGACCAAGACCAACGAGCTCCTGGAGTTCGAGGACGGCACCCTGGGCGTGGCGTTGAACCTCGACGTCCGGGAGATCGGCGTCGTCGTTCTCGGTGACTCCGCCAAGCTCGCGGAGGGGCAGCGCGTCAAGCGCACCGACCGGGTGCTCTCCGTTCCGGTCGGCGATGCCTTCCTCGGCCGCGTGGTCGATGCGCTCGGCCAGCCGATCGACGGGCTCGGCGACATCGCCAACGAGGGCTTCCGCGAGCTGGAGCTGCAGGCTCCGAACGTGATGGCCCGGCAGTCGGTGTTCGAGCCGCTGCAGACCGGTATCAAGGCGATCGACGCCATGACGCCGATCGGCCGGGGCCAGCGGCAGCTGATCATCGGCGACCGCAAGACCGGCAAGACCACTGTCGCGCTGGACGCCATCCTCAACCAGCGGGACAACTGGCGCAGCGGCGACCCGAAGAAGCAGGTTCGCTGCATCTACGTCGCCATCGGCCAGAAGGGCTCCACGATCGCCTCGATCAAGGGCCAGCTGGAAGAGGCGGGCGCGATGGAATACACCACCATCGTCGCCTCCCCGGCGTCCGACCCGGCCGGCTTCAAGTACATCGCCCCGTACACCGGCTCGTCCATCGGGCAGCACTGGATGTACGGCGGCAAGCACGTTCTGATCGTCTTCGACGACCTGAGCAAGCAGGCCGAGGCGTACCGTGCCGTGTCGCTGCTGCTGCGTCGCCCGCCGGGCCGTGAGGCGTACCCGGGTGACGTCTTCTACCTGCACTCCCGCCTGCTGGAGCGCTGCGCGAAGCTCTCCGACGAGCTGGGTGGCGGCTCGATGACCGGTCTGCCGATCATCGAGACGAAGGCCAACGACATCTCGGCCTTCATCCCGACCAACGTCATCTCGATCACCGACGGTCAGATCTTCCTGGAGACCGACCTGTTCAACCAGGGCGTCCGTCCGGCGATCAACGTCGGCACCTCGGTCTCCCGGGTCGGTGGCGCCGCGCAGGTGAAGCCGATGCGTAAGGTCGCCGGTTCGCTGCGGCTCAACCTCGCGCAGTACCGCGAGCTGGAGGCGTTCGCCGCCTTCGCCTCCGACCTGGACCGGGCCTCGCAGAACCAGCTGAACCGCGGGTCCCGCCTGGTGGAGCTGCTCAAGCAGCCGAACTACTCGCCGTACCCGGTGCAGGAGGAGGTCGTCTCGGTCTGGTCCGGCGTCGAGGGCAAGCTCGACGACATTCCGGTCGGCGAGGTGCGACGCTTCGAGTCGGAGTTCCTCCAGTACCTGCGGCACAAGCACGAGGGTGTGCTGGCCGGAATCGCCGACAACCAGTGGAACGACGACATCATCGGCTCCCTGGATACGGCGATCGCCGAGTTCAAGCAGGTCTTCCTCGGCAAGGAGGACGAGCGCAAGGTCAACGACGCGCCGGCCGCACCGCTCGAGGGCGACGAGAACCGCGAGACGGTGACCCGCTTCCGCGACAGCGCGACCGACCGCCCGGCCGAGAGCTGA
- a CDS encoding F0F1 ATP synthase subunit gamma: MAAQVRVLRQRIRSAKSMKKITKAMELVATSRIAKAQARVQASLPYAQAITGVLTALASNARIDHPLLTPRERVRRAGILVVTSDRGLAGGYSSNAIRMAESLIARLKADGKEPVLYVIGRKGVGFYRFRNRPIEANWTGFSEQPSFEDARTVGETLIKAFTAGADDADGSAGADGVLGVDELHIVYTEFHSLMTQNPVTKVIGPMQVEDRPRSEGLLPAYEFEPEAEALLDALLPRYINTRIYAALIESAASESAARRRAMKSATDNAEDMIDKYTREMNSARQAGITQEISEIVGGANALAASGSEV; this comes from the coding sequence GTGGCGGCCCAGGTACGCGTTCTTCGTCAACGAATCCGCTCGGCGAAGTCGATGAAGAAGATCACCAAGGCGATGGAGCTCGTGGCGACGAGCCGGATCGCCAAGGCTCAGGCCCGGGTGCAGGCGTCCCTGCCGTACGCCCAGGCCATCACCGGTGTGCTCACGGCGCTGGCGTCCAACGCACGGATCGACCACCCGCTGCTCACCCCGCGTGAGCGGGTGCGGCGGGCGGGCATCCTGGTGGTCACCAGCGACCGTGGCCTGGCCGGCGGTTACAGCTCCAACGCGATCAGGATGGCGGAGTCGCTGATCGCGCGGCTCAAGGCGGACGGCAAGGAGCCGGTGCTCTACGTCATCGGACGTAAGGGTGTCGGGTTCTACCGGTTCCGTAACCGGCCGATCGAGGCGAACTGGACCGGGTTCAGCGAGCAGCCGTCGTTCGAGGACGCCCGTACCGTCGGTGAGACGCTGATCAAGGCGTTCACGGCCGGCGCGGACGACGCCGACGGCAGCGCCGGTGCGGACGGGGTGCTCGGCGTCGACGAGCTGCACATCGTCTACACCGAGTTCCACTCGCTGATGACGCAGAACCCGGTCACCAAGGTCATCGGTCCGATGCAGGTGGAGGACCGGCCGCGCTCCGAGGGGCTGCTGCCGGCGTACGAGTTCGAGCCGGAGGCGGAGGCGCTGCTCGACGCGCTCCTGCCGAGGTACATCAACACGCGGATCTACGCGGCGTTGATCGAGTCGGCGGCTAGCGAGTCGGCGGCACGGCGTCGGGCCATGAAGTCCGCCACCGACAATGCCGAGGACATGATCGACAAGTACACGCGCGAGATGAACTCGGCCCGCCAGGCCGGTATCACCCAGGAGATCAGCGAGATCGTCGGCGGCGCCAACGCGCTGGCCGCGTCGGGAAGTGAAGTGTGA
- the atpD gene encoding F0F1 ATP synthase subunit beta, with protein MTAPVETKTATGRVVRVIGPVVDAEFPRDAMPALFNALNVDVSLSGGEKTLTLEVAQHLGDNLVRAISMQPTDGLVRGAEVRDRGEPITVPVGDAVKGHVFNAIGEVLNLKEGETLTPDDHWGIHRKAPAFADLEPKTEMLETGIKVIDLLAPYVKGGKIGLFGGAGVGKTVLIQEMITRVARNFGGTSVFAGVGERTREGNDLIAEMTESGVIDKTALVYGQMDEPPGTRLRVALSALTMAEYFRDVKKQEVLLFIDNIFRFTQAGSEVSTLLGRMPSAVGYQPTLADEMGELQERITSVRGQAITSMQAIYVPADDYTDPAPATTFAHLDATTNLERSISDKGIYPAVDPLASSSRILAPEFVGPEHFQVATEVKRILQRYKDLQDIIAILGIEELSEEDKITVARARRIERFLSQNTYAAEQFTGVPGSTVPIKETIEAFRKISEGEYDHFPEQAFFMCGGLEDLEAKAAELMKD; from the coding sequence ATGACTGCACCAGTAGAGACCAAGACGGCCACGGGTCGCGTGGTCCGGGTCATCGGCCCGGTCGTCGACGCCGAGTTCCCGCGCGACGCCATGCCGGCCCTGTTCAACGCCCTGAACGTTGACGTGAGCCTGTCCGGCGGTGAGAAGACGCTGACCCTGGAGGTCGCCCAGCACCTGGGTGACAACCTGGTCCGTGCCATCTCGATGCAGCCGACCGACGGCCTGGTCCGCGGCGCGGAGGTGCGTGACCGCGGCGAGCCGATCACGGTGCCGGTGGGCGACGCGGTCAAGGGCCACGTGTTCAACGCGATCGGCGAGGTGCTCAACCTCAAAGAGGGCGAGACCCTGACCCCGGACGACCACTGGGGTATCCACCGCAAGGCCCCGGCCTTCGCGGACCTGGAGCCGAAGACCGAGATGCTGGAGACCGGCATCAAGGTCATCGACCTGCTCGCCCCGTACGTCAAGGGCGGCAAGATCGGCCTGTTCGGCGGCGCGGGCGTGGGCAAGACGGTGCTCATCCAGGAGATGATCACCCGGGTTGCCCGCAACTTCGGTGGTACCTCGGTGTTCGCCGGTGTGGGTGAGCGCACCCGTGAGGGCAACGACCTCATCGCCGAGATGACCGAGTCCGGCGTCATCGACAAGACCGCGCTGGTCTACGGCCAGATGGACGAGCCGCCGGGCACCCGGCTGCGGGTGGCGCTCTCCGCGCTGACCATGGCGGAATACTTCCGCGACGTGAAGAAGCAGGAGGTGCTGCTCTTCATCGACAACATCTTCCGCTTCACGCAGGCCGGTTCGGAGGTGTCCACCCTGCTCGGCCGTATGCCGAGCGCCGTGGGTTACCAGCCGACCCTGGCCGACGAGATGGGCGAGCTCCAGGAGCGGATCACCTCCGTCCGGGGCCAGGCCATCACGTCCATGCAGGCGATCTACGTGCCGGCGGACGACTACACCGACCCCGCCCCGGCCACCACGTTCGCCCACCTGGACGCGACCACCAACCTGGAGCGGTCGATCTCCGACAAGGGCATCTACCCGGCCGTGGACCCGCTGGCGTCCTCGTCCCGGATCCTCGCCCCGGAGTTCGTCGGCCCCGAGCACTTCCAGGTCGCCACCGAGGTGAAGCGGATCCTGCAGCGCTACAAGGACCTGCAGGACATCATCGCCATCCTCGGTATCGAGGAGCTCTCCGAGGAAGACAAGATCACCGTGGCGCGCGCCCGGCGGATCGAGCGCTTCCTCTCGCAGAACACCTACGCGGCGGAGCAGTTCACCGGCGTGCCGGGCTCGACGGTCCCGATCAAGGAGACCATCGAGGCGTTCCGCAAGATCAGCGAGGGTGAGTACGACCACTTCCCCGAGCAGGCGTTCTTCATGTGCGGCGGTCTTGAGGACCTCGAGGCCAAGGCTGCGGAGCTGATGAAGGACTGA